In one window of Coralliovum pocilloporae DNA:
- a CDS encoding ABC transporter ATP-binding protein, producing the protein MSLLELENLSVTFKTAHGAFKAVDGVSLSMDAGEIVAIVGESGSGKSVSMLALMGLLPWTATITADRMMFEGQDLKHLSPRQRRKIIGKDISMIFQEPMTSLNPCFTVGFQLTEALKVHLDLDRKARRKRAVELLDSVGIPEPEKRLNAFPHQMSGGMNQRVMIAMATACRPKLLIADEPTTALDVTIQAQILDLLTSLQRDHGMGLILITHDMGVVAETAERVFVQYAGQQVETQSVHGLFKSPHHPYTEALLSALPERATEKHLPTIPGVVPGQFDRPAGCLFSPRCAHATERCMSEPPAKADNSRGQALCHIPLPHDHAQGQGGTY; encoded by the coding sequence ATGTCTCTTCTGGAACTTGAAAATCTCTCGGTTACCTTCAAGACAGCCCATGGGGCCTTCAAGGCGGTGGATGGCGTATCCCTGTCCATGGATGCAGGTGAAATTGTTGCCATTGTCGGGGAATCCGGCTCCGGCAAGTCCGTGTCCATGCTGGCTCTGATGGGCCTTCTGCCCTGGACCGCAACCATTACCGCCGACCGGATGATGTTTGAGGGGCAGGATCTGAAACATCTGAGCCCGCGCCAGCGCCGCAAGATCATCGGCAAGGATATCTCGATGATCTTCCAGGAGCCGATGACCAGCCTCAACCCCTGCTTTACTGTCGGCTTCCAGCTGACCGAAGCCCTGAAGGTGCATCTGGATCTGGACCGCAAGGCGCGCCGTAAACGGGCTGTGGAGCTGCTTGATTCCGTCGGTATTCCCGAGCCGGAAAAACGTCTCAACGCCTTTCCGCATCAGATGTCCGGCGGCATGAACCAGCGCGTGATGATTGCCATGGCCACCGCCTGTCGTCCCAAGCTGCTGATTGCCGATGAGCCGACCACCGCTCTGGATGTGACCATTCAGGCGCAGATCCTTGATCTGCTTACCAGCCTGCAGCGGGATCATGGTATGGGACTGATCCTGATTACCCACGATATGGGCGTGGTGGCAGAGACCGCCGAGCGGGTGTTTGTACAATATGCGGGCCAGCAGGTGGAGACCCAGTCTGTCCATGGCCTGTTTAAGTCTCCCCATCACCCCTATACGGAAGCGCTGCTGTCTGCTCTGCCGGAACGGGCGACGGAAAAGCATCTGCCCACCATTCCCGGTGTAGTACCGGGCCAGTTTGACCGGCCCGCCGGATGCCTGTTCTCGCCTCGTTGTGCCCATGCCACCGAACGCTGCATGAGCGAGCCGCCTGCCAAGGCCGACAACAGCCGGGGGCAGGCGCTCTGCCATATTCCCCTTCCCCATGATCACGCCCAGGGCCAAGGAGGCACATACTGA